The Candidatus Arthromitus sp. SFB-mouse-Japan genome includes a region encoding these proteins:
- the gdhA gene encoding NADP-specific glutamate dehydrogenase, giving the protein MINVKNYIKDIYEKVISKNPSEPEFHQAVHEILFSLEPVLEKYPKYIEHNILERIVEPDRFIQFRVAWLDDNGKTQVNRGFRVQFNNAIGPYKGGLRFHPTVYSSIIKFLGFEQIFKNSLTTLPMGGGKGGSDFNPKGKSDNEIMRFCQSFMSELYKYIGENIDVPAGDIGVSSKEIGYMFGQYKRLKNDFTGVLTGKGIPFGGSLVRNEATGYGVCYFGEEMLNTFSKSFKGSKISISGSGNVAIYAAQKAYELGATVVSMSDSSGYIYNENGIDLSIIKKIKEIKHERISEYLEFDKNTKFNGNFKEIWNEKCDIALPCATQNEITEDSAKVLIKNGCFCVCEGSNMSSTPEAIKLFLDNNILFGPSKAANAGGVAVSGLEMSQNSLRYSWSFEEVDEKLKNIMKNIFKVCYDTCSEFSLGNNFLAGANIAGFKKVGDAMISQGIY; this is encoded by the coding sequence ATGATTAATGTTAAAAATTATATAAAAGATATTTACGAAAAAGTTATATCTAAAAATCCATCCGAACCTGAATTTCATCAAGCGGTACATGAAATTTTATTCTCTCTTGAACCCGTATTAGAAAAATACCCAAAATATATCGAACACAACATATTAGAAAGAATTGTTGAACCAGATAGATTCATTCAATTTAGAGTAGCTTGGCTTGACGATAATGGAAAAACTCAAGTTAATAGAGGTTTTAGAGTTCAATTTAACAATGCAATCGGACCATATAAAGGAGGACTCCGTTTCCATCCAACAGTTTACTCCTCTATAATTAAATTCTTAGGATTTGAACAAATATTTAAAAATTCGCTAACAACCCTTCCTATGGGTGGAGGAAAAGGTGGATCTGATTTTAATCCAAAAGGAAAATCAGATAATGAAATAATGAGATTTTGTCAATCATTTATGAGTGAGCTTTACAAGTATATTGGAGAAAATATAGATGTCCCTGCAGGAGATATTGGCGTTTCATCAAAAGAAATTGGATATATGTTCGGCCAGTATAAAAGACTCAAAAACGATTTCACTGGAGTTCTAACTGGAAAAGGAATTCCTTTTGGCGGAAGTCTTGTTCGTAATGAAGCCACAGGATATGGAGTATGCTATTTTGGAGAAGAAATGCTAAATACATTTTCTAAATCTTTCAAAGGCTCTAAAATTTCTATTTCAGGTTCTGGAAATGTTGCAATTTACGCAGCTCAAAAAGCATATGAGCTAGGTGCAACCGTAGTATCCATGAGCGATTCATCAGGATACATCTACAATGAAAATGGAATAGATTTATCTATAATAAAAAAGATTAAAGAAATTAAACACGAAAGAATAAGTGAATATTTAGAATTTGATAAAAATACTAAATTCAATGGAAACTTCAAAGAAATTTGGAATGAAAAATGCGATATTGCTCTACCATGTGCAACGCAAAACGAAATAACTGAGGATTCTGCGAAAGTTCTAATTAAAAATGGATGTTTCTGCGTTTGTGAAGGATCTAATATGTCATCAACTCCTGAGGCTATAAAATTATTTTTAGATAACAATATTTTATTTGGTCCATCAAAAGCTGCAAATGCTGGTGGAGTTGCAGTCTCTGGGCTTGAAATGTCTCAAAATTCACTTAGATATTCGTGGTCTTTTGAAGAAGTTGACGAAAAACTTAAAAATATAATGAAAAATATATTTAAAGTTTGCTATGACACATGTTCCGAATTCTCACTTGGAAATAATTTTCTTGCTGGTGCAAATATCGCAGGATTTA